In Zingiber officinale cultivar Zhangliang chromosome 6A, Zo_v1.1, whole genome shotgun sequence, a single genomic region encodes these proteins:
- the LOC121998452 gene encoding phosphoribosylamine--glycine ligase-like produces MASAACNVGSSLRFPASEPGRHLVCGGSASSLCFRSYRAWGEIFASTGCAQGSPTSLPRWNFVVRASVADESDDISGTRGGNGSSNCFEDRVVVLVIGGGGREHALCYALQRSPSCDVVFCAPGNAGISQSGNATCIPDLNILDSKAVISFCQRWGVGLVVVGPEAPLVAGLADDLVKVGIPTFGPSAKAAALEGSKDFMKKLCDKYDIPTAKYETFINPSFAKQYVKEQGAPIVVKADGLAAGKGVIVAMSLEEAYEAIDSMLVDGAFGSAGSQVIIEEFLEGEEASFFALVDGESAIPLESAQDHKRIGDGDTGPNTGGMGAYSPAPILTKELESVVMDSIILPTVKGMEAEGHKFIGVLYAGLMIEKKTGMPKLIEYNVRFGDPECQVLMMRLESDLAQVLLAACRGELGSVSLKWSPGSAMVVVMASKGYPGSYKKGTKIRNLEEAEMLSPAVQIFHAGTDIDPDGNFIAVSGRVLGVTARGKDLEEARERVYDAVEAVDWPEGFFRHDIGWRALHVKQFTNNL; encoded by the exons ATGGCTTCCGCTGCTTGCAATGTTGGGAGCTCGTTGAGGTTTCCGGCCAGTGAACCTGGTCGGCATCTTGTTTGCGGTGGTTCGGCTTCTTCGCTTTGCTTCCGGAGTTATCGGGCTTGGGGTGAGATATTTGCCTCCACCGGCTGTGCTCAGGGATCGCCTACATCGTTGCCTCGGTGGAACTTCGTCGTTAGGGCTTCGGTTGCCGATGAATCTGATGATATTTCCGGTACGCGCGGTGGCAACGGAAGCTCGAATTGTTTCG AGGATAGAGTGGTGGTTCTTGTCATTGGTGGCGGTGGAAGGGAACATGCACTTTGCTATGCGTTGCAGCGATCTCCATCCTGTGATGTAGTTTTCTGTGCCCCAGGTAATGCTGGAATTTCCCAGTCTGGGAATGCCACCTGCATACCAGACCTAAACATTCTTGATAGCAAAGCAGTGATTTCCTTTTGCCAAAGATGGGGTGTTGGATTGGTGGTTGTTGGTCCCGAAGCTCCTCTAGTGGCTGGTCTTGCTGATGATCTTGTCAAGGTTGGGATCCCTACTTTTGGCCCATCAGCAAAAGCTGCAGCACTAGAAGGATCGAAAGATTTCATGAAGAAGTTATGTGATAAATATGACATCCCTACAGCAAAG TATGAAACTTTTATCAATCCTTCCTTTGCAAAACAATATGTAAAGGAGCAAGGTGCACCTATTGTTGTGAAGGCAGATGGGTTGGCTGCTGGGAAGGGAGTGATTGTGGCCATGAGTTTAGAGGAGGCATATGAAGCCATCGATTCTATGCTTGTTGATGGTGCATTTGGTTCTGCTGGTTCACAAGTTATCATAGAAGAATTTCttgaaggagaggaagcttctttctttgctcTTGTAGATGGTGAGTCTGCCATACCTCTTGAATCTGCCCAGGATCACAAAAGGATTGGAGATGGTGACACTGGACCAAATACAGGTGGAATGGGTGCATACTCCCCTGCACCAATACTCACAAAAGAGCTCGAGTCTGTTGTTATGGATTCAATAATCCTTCCAACAGTGAAGGGAATGGAAGCCGAGGGTCACAAATTTATTGGGGTACTTTATGCTGGACTCATGATCGAGAAAAAAACAGGAATGCCTAAACTCATCGAGTACAATGTGCGGTTTGGGGATCCAGAATGTCAG GTTCTAATGATGCGTTTGGAGTCTGATCTGGCACAAGTTTTACTTGCAGCTTGCAGGGGAGAATTGGGCAGTGTTTCATTAAAGTGGTCACCTGGATCAGCAATGGTGGTGGTAATGGCTAGCAAAGGTTATCCTGGATCCTACAAGAAAGGAACCAAGATAAGAAACCTTGAAGAGGCAGAAATGCTTTCACCTGCAGTTCAGATCTTTCATGCAGGCACTGATATAGACCCAGATGGCAATTTCATTGCTGTTAGTGGTCGTGTCCTTGGGGTTACCGCCAGGGGCAAAGATCTTGAAGAAGCTAGAGAAAGAGTTTACGATGCGGTGGAAGCAGTGGATTGGCCTGAAGGATTCTTTCGCCATGACATTGGCTGGAGAGCACTTCACGTCAAGCAATTTACCAACAATCTGTGA